From Chryseobacterium shandongense, the proteins below share one genomic window:
- a CDS encoding FoF1 ATP synthase subunit delta/epsilon, which produces MNIKILTPEYVVFEGEVDSVLLPGKNGEFHIMKNHAGIVSSLIGGKVKLYTKSVDEAYNKYFTKENEKDSVFSYPIKSGVVEFNHNKGIILCE; this is translated from the coding sequence ATGAATATAAAAATTTTAACACCAGAATACGTAGTTTTTGAAGGAGAAGTAGACTCGGTATTATTGCCTGGAAAAAATGGTGAATTCCACATCATGAAAAACCACGCAGGAATTGTTTCTTCTTTGATCGGTGGTAAAGTGAAATTGTACACGAAATCTGTTGATGAAGCATACAATAAATATTTTACCAAAGAAAATGAGAAAGATTCGGTTTTTTCTTACCCTATCAAAAGCGGTGTTGTAGAATTTAATCATAATAAAGGAATTATCCTTTGTGAATAA